A window of the Roseburia sp. 831b genome harbors these coding sequences:
- a CDS encoding ABC transporter ATP-binding protein, which produces MIQVNNLRKSFDGFLALDGVNMHVKKGAIYGLVGPNGAGKSTLIRHITGVYRPDEGEVLIDGENVFENRNAKSKFSYIPDELFYFMQADTLEMKRFYQGIYPNFDEKLFYRMQEFFPTIDVKRNIRRLSKGMQKQVAFWLAICCKPELLILDEPVDGLDPVMRRQIWSIIMAEVAEKEMTVLVSSHNLRELEDVCDHVGIMHAGKIMIERSLSELQGSVCKIQVACQNGMPKLPDNFEVLHMSNTGRVYTLIVKGNPEDAKRALYEEGSPTIVDALPLTLEEIFIYEMGGADYEVKDILL; this is translated from the coding sequence TTGATACAGGTAAACAATCTAAGAAAGAGTTTTGATGGATTTTTGGCTTTAGATGGTGTAAATATGCATGTAAAAAAGGGTGCAATCTATGGCTTGGTAGGACCTAACGGTGCCGGTAAGTCAACGTTGATTCGCCATATTACAGGTGTGTACAGACCCGATGAGGGCGAAGTGCTTATCGATGGAGAGAATGTATTTGAAAACCGGAATGCAAAGTCAAAATTTTCTTATATACCAGATGAATTATTTTACTTTATGCAGGCAGATACATTGGAAATGAAACGTTTTTATCAGGGAATTTATCCGAATTTTGATGAAAAATTATTTTACCGGATGCAGGAATTCTTCCCGACAATCGATGTAAAACGAAACATCAGGAGACTTTCAAAAGGAATGCAAAAACAGGTCGCATTCTGGCTTGCCATCTGCTGCAAACCGGAACTTTTGATATTAGATGAGCCGGTGGATGGCTTAGATCCGGTTATGAGACGCCAGATTTGGAGCATTATCATGGCAGAAGTGGCAGAAAAAGAGATGACGGTTCTGGTATCATCCCACAATTTAAGAGAGTTAGAGGATGTCTGTGACCATGTCGGAATCATGCATGCAGGAAAAATTATGATAGAACGTTCCTTAAGTGAATTACAGGGAAGTGTGTGTAAGATTCAGGTTGCATGCCAGAATGGTATGCCAAAGCTTCCAGACAATTTTGAGGTACTTCATATGTCCAACACGGGAAGAGTCTATACTTTGATTGTAAAAGGCAACCCGGAGGACGCAAAGAGAGCATTATATGAGGAAGGAAGCCCGACGATTGTGGATGCACTTCCACTCACGTTAGAGGAGATTTTTATTTATGAGATGGGAGGTGCAGATTATGAAGTCAAAGACATTTTGCTTTAA
- a CDS encoding ABC transporter permease, with amino-acid sequence MKSKTFCFNRTIFRKNVTHFWPIWVLYLCYLLVSLPISIWVSVKTSQGMEISPYEILYGVLDYGVDASMYLIVSVIVAVAVFSYLNFAKNTNMIHALPVDRNELFLTNYCSGLCFLWVPELITFVVAVFVCLACQITCAQYLLYWLFFAAGISLFGYTLAVLLTMFSGQILAMPIYFIIANFLYVGIRYIIAMIINLISYGLMEGWKPGYSGMLSPWYFLELHLGVEYQYSHNGTKIAGLSVYGQKYVLIYAAVSVIFFFLAWYLYKKRDLETAGDLISVKWLKPVFRWGIAMCGGILLAIAVTTVIQTVTEISAFVCVLICMVIFGFLCFMIAEMLLQKSFKVLKKKVFVEAAAFLCVSIGILSLFRMDIFGLEGKVPEENEIQEAFLYMDYPIYYKGDDVGIVTQIHQEILSHKKEYQNVGNNGNMLTIKYMLKDGSSLVRRYVIPTGEEELAKKDSVASLVGQEEKKFDNQMKNMFGLYYEEDKLLSGTIDLYDSEGKGTDYDMDQRQLEKIYQAYMQDIKEGNLDYQLYILNSDYADNQPGDFYNNIKITYYNEKGSLTSNDYYFNYYYHDIDVKQKTGTAYIPFNENCTNLVKALEETGIVNNGWHLYTYDEYNALTGVDTYEE; translated from the coding sequence ATGAAGTCAAAGACATTTTGCTTTAATCGCACAATTTTTCGGAAAAATGTGACGCATTTTTGGCCAATCTGGGTCCTTTATCTTTGCTACCTGCTTGTCTCACTGCCGATTAGTATCTGGGTTTCGGTAAAGACATCACAGGGAATGGAAATTTCACCCTATGAAATTTTGTATGGTGTATTAGATTATGGTGTGGATGCTTCCATGTATCTTATCGTATCTGTGATTGTCGCAGTTGCGGTATTTTCCTATTTGAATTTTGCAAAAAATACCAATATGATTCATGCATTGCCGGTAGACCGCAATGAACTGTTTCTTACCAACTATTGTTCAGGCCTTTGCTTTTTATGGGTACCGGAATTAATTACATTTGTAGTTGCCGTTTTTGTATGTCTGGCTTGTCAGATTACCTGTGCACAATATTTGCTTTACTGGTTGTTTTTTGCGGCGGGAATCTCACTGTTTGGCTACACATTAGCAGTACTTTTGACAATGTTTTCCGGTCAGATCCTTGCAATGCCAATTTATTTTATCATTGCAAACTTTTTGTATGTGGGCATCCGCTATATTATAGCCATGATAATCAATCTGATTTCTTATGGATTGATGGAAGGATGGAAACCGGGATATTCTGGAATGTTATCGCCATGGTATTTTCTGGAACTTCATTTAGGAGTGGAATATCAATACTCCCACAACGGAACGAAAATTGCAGGTCTGTCGGTCTATGGACAGAAATACGTTCTTATTTATGCAGCCGTCAGTGTGATTTTCTTTTTCCTGGCATGGTATTTATATAAGAAGAGGGATTTGGAGACAGCCGGAGACCTTATCAGTGTAAAATGGTTAAAACCAGTCTTTCGCTGGGGAATCGCGATGTGCGGCGGTATTTTACTTGCAATTGCTGTGACAACAGTGATTCAGACAGTTACGGAAATTTCAGCCTTTGTCTGCGTGTTAATCTGCATGGTAATTTTTGGATTCCTCTGTTTTATGATAGCGGAGATGTTATTGCAGAAGAGTTTTAAGGTCTTGAAAAAGAAAGTTTTTGTGGAGGCAGCAGCTTTTCTTTGCGTTTCCATCGGAATTTTATCTTTATTCCGAATGGATATTTTCGGATTAGAGGGAAAGGTGCCGGAAGAAAACGAGATTCAGGAAGCATTCCTATATATGGATTACCCGATTTATTATAAAGGAGACGATGTTGGCATTGTGACACAGATACATCAGGAGATATTGTCCCACAAAAAGGAATATCAGAATGTCGGAAACAATGGCAATATGCTGACTATCAAGTATATGTTAAAAGATGGCTCGTCACTGGTACGCCGTTACGTGATTCCAACCGGGGAAGAAGAGCTTGCAAAGAAAGACAGTGTGGCATCTTTGGTCGGACAGGAAGAAAAGAAGTTTGACAATCAGATGAAAAATATGTTTGGACTTTACTATGAAGAGGATAAACTGTTGTCTGGAACGATTGATTTATATGATAGTGAAGGAAAAGGCACAGATTATGACATGGATCAAAGACAGTTGGAAAAGATTTATCAGGCGTACATGCAGGATATCAAAGAAGGAAACCTGGATTATCAGCTTTACATATTAAATTCTGATTATGCGGATAATCAGCCGGGGGACTTTTATAATAATATCAAGATTACCTATTACAATGAAAAAGGCAGCCTGACGTCCAATGATTATTACTTTAATTATTATTACCATGACATTGATGTAAAACAAAAGACAGGTACAGCCTACATTCCGTTTAATGAAAATTGTACGAATCTGGTGAAAGCTTTAGAGGAGACAGGAATTGTCAATAATGGATGGCATTTATATACCTATGATGAGTATAATGCATTGACCGGTGTGGATACTTATGAGGAATAA
- a CDS encoding DUF512 domain-containing protein, giving the protein MKNMKHEHVIDRVEEGSIAQELDIEPGDVLLSINGKAIEDVFDYHYLINDDYLVVTIRKQDGEEWEYEIEKDYQEDLGIVFENGLMDDYKSCHNKCIFCFIDQMPKGMRETLYFKDDDSRLSFLQGNYVTLTNMKEKDLQRIIDYKLAPINISVQTTNPELRCKMLNNRFAGEALKKIDLLYEAGIEMNGQIVLCKGVNDGEELERSIRDLCRYLPYMESVSVVPVGLSKYRDGLYPLEPFTKEDANRVLDTIHKWQKHCMETHHTHFIHASDEWYLLAERELPQEDNYDGYIQLENGVGMIRLLLDEFHAALDDLKQELSNGTTNVDINEKRKITLATGRLAAPFLAQMAEEFEEVMPQRKIEVVPIRNDFFGERITVSGLLTGQDLLAQLKEKDLGDLVLLPCNLLRSGEEVFLDDMTLTELKNALQVPIDIVKSSGQDLLNGMLS; this is encoded by the coding sequence ATGAAAAATATGAAGCATGAACATGTGATAGATAGAGTTGAGGAAGGAAGCATTGCACAGGAACTTGATATTGAGCCGGGAGATGTGCTTCTTAGCATCAATGGAAAAGCGATAGAGGATGTGTTTGATTATCATTATTTAATCAATGACGATTACCTTGTGGTTACAATCCGTAAGCAGGATGGCGAGGAATGGGAGTATGAGATTGAGAAGGACTACCAGGAGGATTTGGGAATTGTATTTGAAAATGGTCTGATGGATGATTACAAATCCTGCCATAATAAATGTATCTTCTGTTTCATCGACCAGATGCCAAAAGGAATGAGGGAGACGCTTTATTTTAAGGATGATGACTCAAGACTTTCTTTTTTACAGGGAAATTATGTGACCCTAACTAATATGAAGGAAAAGGATTTACAGCGAATTATTGACTATAAATTAGCGCCGATTAACATTTCCGTACAGACGACGAATCCAGAACTTCGCTGCAAGATGTTGAACAACCGTTTTGCAGGAGAAGCACTCAAAAAGATTGATTTGTTATACGAAGCCGGAATTGAGATGAATGGCCAGATTGTTCTTTGCAAGGGAGTCAACGATGGAGAGGAATTAGAGCGTTCCATCCGCGATTTGTGCCGCTATCTTCCTTATATGGAAAGCGTCTCGGTGGTGCCGGTCGGATTGTCAAAGTACCGGGATGGTCTGTATCCGCTAGAGCCTTTTACAAAGGAAGATGCCAACCGGGTGTTAGATACGATTCACAAATGGCAGAAACACTGCATGGAGACGCATCATACACATTTTATCCATGCTTCGGATGAATGGTATCTTCTGGCAGAGCGTGAGCTGCCACAGGAGGACAATTACGATGGTTACATCCAGCTAGAGAATGGTGTGGGCATGATTCGTCTGCTCTTAGATGAGTTCCATGCGGCGTTAGATGATTTAAAACAGGAACTTTCTAATGGAACTACAAATGTAGATATAAATGAAAAAAGAAAGATTACGCTGGCAACCGGTCGTCTTGCAGCCCCATTTTTAGCACAGATGGCAGAAGAATTTGAAGAAGTGATGCCACAGCGCAAGATTGAAGTCGTGCCAATCCGAAATGACTTTTTCGGAGAGCGCATTACCGTGTCAGGGCTTTTGACCGGACAGGATCTTTTGGCACAGTTAAAGGAGAAAGACCTTGGAGATTTGGTTCTTTTACCATGCAATCTATTGCGCAGCGGAGAGGAAGTTTTCTTAGATGACATGACGTTAACAGAGCTTAAAAATGCTTTACAAGTGCCAATAGATATTGTAAAATCAAGCGGTCAGGATTTGCTGAACGGAATGTTATCGTAA
- the der gene encoding ribosome biogenesis GTPase Der yields the protein MSKPVVAIVGRPNVGKSTLFNALAGERISIVKDTPGVTRDRIYADVSWLNYNFTMIDTGGIEPDTKDIILSQMREQAEIAIATADVIVFLTDVRQGLQDSDSKVADMLRRSGKPVVLVVNKVDSFEKYMADVYEFYNLGIGDPFPISAASLLGLGNMLDEVVKHFPAPNPEDEEDERPKVAIIGKPNVGKSSLINKLAKEDRVIVSNIAGTTRDAIDTDIKYNGKEYVFIDTAGLRRKNKIKEEIERYSIIRAVTAVERADVVIIVIDATEGVTEQDAKIAGIAHDRGKGIIIAVNKWDAIEKNDKTVKKYTEDVRDILSFMPYAEILFISAMTGQRLGKLFEMIDVVMENNSLRVATGVLNEIVAEAVAMQQPPSDKGKRLRIYYVTQVSVKPPTFVIFVNDKELMHFSYTRYLENRIRDTFGFRGTSLKFIIRERKEDK from the coding sequence ATGAGTAAACCAGTCGTAGCAATTGTAGGACGTCCAAACGTAGGAAAGTCTACATTGTTTAATGCACTTGCAGGTGAACGTATTTCAATCGTAAAAGATACCCCTGGTGTTACCAGAGACCGAATTTACGCGGACGTTTCCTGGTTAAATTACAATTTTACCATGATTGATACAGGTGGTATTGAACCAGATACCAAGGATATTATTCTCTCACAGATGAGAGAACAGGCAGAGATTGCCATTGCAACTGCCGATGTTATCGTCTTTTTGACAGACGTAAGACAGGGATTACAGGATTCGGATTCTAAGGTGGCAGATATGCTGCGCCGTTCTGGAAAGCCAGTTGTTCTTGTGGTAAATAAAGTGGACAGTTTCGAAAAATATATGGCAGATGTCTATGAGTTCTACAACCTGGGAATCGGAGATCCATTCCCGATTTCCGCTGCATCCTTACTTGGACTTGGAAATATGCTAGATGAGGTGGTAAAACACTTCCCAGCACCAAATCCGGAGGATGAAGAAGATGAGAGACCAAAGGTTGCAATCATCGGAAAACCAAACGTAGGAAAGTCTTCCTTGATTAACAAACTAGCAAAAGAAGACCGTGTGATTGTATCCAACATCGCGGGAACGACAAGAGATGCGATTGATACAGACATCAAATACAATGGAAAAGAATATGTTTTTATTGATACCGCAGGTCTAAGACGTAAGAATAAGATTAAGGAAGAAATCGAGCGTTACAGTATCATCCGTGCCGTGACGGCGGTAGAGCGTGCCGATGTCGTGATTATTGTGATTGATGCGACAGAAGGCGTTACCGAGCAGGATGCCAAGATTGCTGGAATTGCACATGATCGTGGAAAAGGAATTATTATTGCAGTTAATAAATGGGATGCAATTGAGAAGAACGACAAGACTGTGAAAAAGTACACAGAGGACGTACGTGATATCTTAAGCTTCATGCCATACGCAGAAATTTTATTCATTTCTGCCATGACCGGTCAAAGACTTGGAAAATTATTTGAAATGATTGACGTTGTCATGGAGAACAACAGCCTTCGTGTTGCAACCGGTGTCTTAAATGAAATCGTGGCAGAGGCAGTTGCGATGCAGCAGCCACCGTCAGACAAAGGAAAACGTTTGAGAATCTACTATGTGACACAGGTATCGGTAAAACCACCAACCTTTGTAATTTTTGTAAACGATAAGGAACTGATGCATTTTTCATATACCCGTTATCTGGAAAACAGAATCCGTGATACATTCGGATTCAGAGGCACTTCCTTAAAGTTTATTATCCGGGAAAGAAAAGAAGACAAATAA
- the plsY gene encoding glycerol-3-phosphate 1-O-acyltransferase PlsY: MILARLISILIGYLFGLFETGYFYGKMYGIDIRKQGSGNSGATNTLRTLGKKAGIITCLGDILKTVLAVIVARAIFKDRYPDGVMLLGLYAGFGAVLGHNFPFYLKFKGGKGVACTGGTVLAVFPIVAPVSMGLFLIISATTKYVSLGSIVGLATVFLQVFIFGKCGILSVPASYATEFYIMTFCFTALGIWQHRSNIKRLLNGTENKLGAKKEK; the protein is encoded by the coding sequence ATGATACTGGCTAGATTAATTTCAATTTTAATTGGATATTTATTTGGCCTGTTTGAAACAGGATATTTTTATGGAAAGATGTATGGGATTGATATCCGAAAACAGGGAAGCGGTAATTCCGGTGCAACCAATACATTGCGTACATTGGGAAAGAAGGCAGGTATCATCACCTGCCTTGGTGATATTTTAAAAACGGTTCTTGCGGTCATTGTGGCGCGTGCAATCTTTAAAGACCGGTATCCGGACGGCGTTATGCTGTTAGGCCTTTATGCAGGTTTTGGAGCAGTGCTTGGACATAATTTCCCGTTCTATCTGAAGTTTAAAGGTGGAAAAGGAGTTGCCTGTACTGGTGGTACGGTACTTGCCGTGTTCCCGATTGTGGCACCGGTTAGTATGGGACTTTTCTTAATTATCAGTGCAACGACAAAATATGTTTCCCTTGGCTCCATCGTTGGTCTTGCAACGGTGTTTCTCCAGGTATTTATCTTTGGAAAATGTGGAATTTTATCAGTGCCGGCTTCCTATGCGACAGAGTTTTATATTATGACGTTCTGCTTTACAGCACTTGGAATCTGGCAGCACAGAAGTAACATCAAACGATTATTAAATGGAACTGAGAATAAACTTGGAGCAAAAAAAGAAAAATAG
- a CDS encoding NAD(P)H-dependent glycerol-3-phosphate dehydrogenase: MAKVAIIGAGSWGTALSVVLHNNGNEVTIWSIMEAEIAMLKEKREHVEKLPGVKLPDDMMFTTDLKEAIEGKDYLILAVPSVFTRSTAKSMAPFVKEGQVIVCVAKGIEEDTLMTITDVVEQEIPQADVAVMCGPSHAEEVGIGLPTTVVAGARKRAIAEGIQDIFMNEVFRVYTSPDMLGMELGGSLKNVIALAAGMADGLGYGDNTKAALITRGIAEINRLALKMGAKSETLSGLTGIGDLIVTCESKHSRNRKAGMLIGQGATMKEATEEVKMVVEGIYSAKAAIALAKKYDVKMPIIEEVNQVLFADKPAKEAVRDLMIRDKRAEHGNLDWEEDAR; encoded by the coding sequence ATGGCAAAAGTAGCAATTATTGGTGCAGGAAGCTGGGGAACAGCGCTGTCAGTTGTGTTACACAACAATGGAAATGAAGTGACAATCTGGTCCATTATGGAAGCAGAAATCGCCATGTTAAAAGAAAAAAGAGAGCATGTAGAGAAACTTCCGGGCGTAAAATTGCCGGATGACATGATGTTTACCACAGATTTAAAGGAAGCAATCGAGGGCAAGGATTATCTTATACTTGCAGTTCCTTCGGTCTTCACCAGAAGTACCGCAAAGAGCATGGCACCTTTTGTAAAAGAAGGACAGGTCATCGTCTGCGTGGCAAAAGGAATCGAAGAGGATACTTTAATGACAATTACAGATGTAGTTGAACAGGAAATCCCACAGGCAGATGTTGCGGTCATGTGTGGACCAAGCCACGCGGAGGAAGTTGGAATCGGACTTCCAACTACGGTTGTAGCTGGTGCGAGAAAGAGAGCCATTGCGGAAGGAATTCAGGACATTTTCATGAACGAAGTGTTCCGTGTGTACACAAGCCCGGATATGCTTGGAATGGAACTGGGCGGTTCCTTAAAGAACGTTATCGCGCTTGCAGCCGGAATGGCAGACGGACTCGGCTATGGAGATAATACCAAGGCTGCACTGATTACAAGAGGTATCGCTGAGATTAACCGTCTGGCACTTAAGATGGGTGCAAAGAGCGAGACGTTAAGCGGCCTTACCGGAATCGGTGATTTGATTGTAACCTGTGAAAGCAAGCACAGCAGAAACCGTAAAGCAGGAATGTTAATCGGACAGGGTGCAACGATGAAAGAAGCAACCGAAGAAGTCAAGATGGTGGTAGAGGGAATCTACTCTGCAAAGGCTGCCATTGCACTTGCAAAAAAATATGATGTCAAGATGCCGATTATCGAGGAGGTAAATCAGGTATTATTTGCAGATAAACCTGCCAAAGAAGCGGTAAGGGATTTGATGATCCGTGATAAGAGAGCTGAACATGGAAACCTGGATTGGGAGGAGGATGCCAGATAG
- a CDS encoding dUTP diphosphatase, whose protein sequence is METERIKIKYHSSEISKLEYIEGKSDWIDLRAAERVVLKKGEFKLINLGISMELPKGYEAVIVPRSSTYKNFGIIQTNHMGVIDETYCGDNDVYMMPVLAVRDTEINVNDRICQFRIQRHQPQIVFEEVEHLGNENRGGIGSTGKN, encoded by the coding sequence ATGGAGACAGAAAGAATTAAGATTAAGTATCATTCAAGTGAGATTAGCAAGTTAGAATACATTGAAGGAAAAAGTGACTGGATTGATTTGCGTGCAGCAGAGCGTGTTGTTTTAAAAAAAGGAGAATTTAAACTGATTAACCTTGGCATTTCCATGGAACTTCCAAAAGGATATGAAGCTGTTATTGTACCAAGAAGTTCTACCTATAAGAATTTTGGCATTATTCAGACGAACCATATGGGTGTCATTGATGAGACTTACTGTGGTGATAACGATGTTTATATGATGCCTGTACTTGCAGTGCGCGATACGGAAATCAATGTCAATGACAGAATCTGCCAGTTCAGAATCCAGCGTCACCAGCCTCAGATTGTATTTGAGGAAGTGGAGCACCTTGGAAATGAGAACCGTGGTGGAATTGGCAGTACCGGAAAAAATTAG
- a CDS encoding ABC transporter ATP-binding protein, with amino-acid sequence MASLSLKNVCKVYPNGFEAVKDFNLEVADQEFIIFVGPSGCGKSTTLRMIAGLEEISSGEFRIDGKLMNDVEPKDRDIAMVFQNYALYPHMTVFDNMAFGLKLRKVPKDEIKKKVEEAARILDLDKLLDRKPKALSGGQRQRVAMGRAIVRNPKVFLMDEPLSNLDAKLRVQMRSEIASLHNRLKATIIYVTHDQTEAMTLGTRIVVLKDGVIMQVDSPQKLYNEPNNLFVAGFIGSPQMNFVDAQCKVEGEKVTLTFDKTTVVLPPAKAKKLIDGGYNGKTVVMGIRPEDIDDSQIAVETRQESVIETEVTGYELLGSEVLLYFKVADANMSAKVDSRTPARLGDHIKLAIDAEKIHVFDKETELTITN; translated from the coding sequence ATGGCAAGTTTATCATTGAAAAACGTTTGTAAAGTATATCCTAACGGTTTCGAAGCTGTTAAGGATTTCAATCTTGAAGTAGCAGATCAGGAGTTCATCATCTTCGTTGGACCATCTGGATGTGGTAAATCAACAACACTTCGTATGATTGCTGGTTTGGAAGAAATTTCTTCTGGTGAATTCAGAATCGATGGAAAATTAATGAACGATGTTGAACCAAAAGATAGAGATATCGCAATGGTATTCCAGAACTATGCTTTATATCCACATATGACTGTATTTGATAATATGGCATTCGGATTAAAATTAAGAAAAGTTCCTAAGGATGAAATCAAGAAAAAAGTAGAAGAAGCTGCTAGAATTCTTGACCTTGACAAATTATTAGACCGTAAGCCAAAGGCTTTATCCGGTGGACAGAGACAGCGTGTTGCCATGGGTCGTGCAATCGTTCGTAATCCTAAGGTATTCCTTATGGATGAGCCTCTTTCAAACTTGGATGCAAAACTTCGTGTGCAGATGAGATCTGAGATTGCTTCCTTACATAACAGATTAAAAGCTACTATCATCTATGTAACACATGACCAGACAGAAGCTATGACATTAGGAACCAGAATCGTTGTATTAAAAGACGGTGTTATCATGCAGGTTGATTCTCCACAGAAATTATACAACGAGCCTAACAACTTATTCGTAGCTGGATTCATTGGTTCTCCTCAGATGAACTTTGTAGATGCTCAGTGTAAAGTAGAAGGCGAGAAAGTTACTCTTACATTTGATAAGACAACTGTTGTTCTTCCACCAGCAAAAGCTAAGAAATTAATCGATGGCGGATACAACGGAAAAACAGTTGTTATGGGTATCAGACCAGAAGACATCGATGATTCCCAGATTGCTGTTGAGACACGTCAGGAAAGTGTAATTGAGACAGAGGTTACTGGATATGAATTATTAGGTTCTGAAGTGTTGTTATACTTCAAAGTTGCTGATGCAAACATGTCTGCAAAGGTTGACTCCAGAACACCTGCTCGTTTAGGAGATCACATCAAATTAGCAATTGATGCTGAAAAGATTCATGTATTCGATAAAGAAACAGAATTGACAATTACAAACTAA
- a CDS encoding PucR family transcriptional regulator, with translation MISNHKIQTTLDEIREISHIELALYTEKGKQVAATFEPEGDMETAVASFAVSMAESQMLAGCHFFKVIVEGEVEYILLTKSGTEDAYMIGRLAVCQIRNMVAAHMEQFDRNNFMQNILLGNMLVVDMYNKAQKLHIEQSERVVFVIDVERKKDSTIMEMVKNLFVTKAKDFVTEVDEQSIILVKDTRDMKEEDNLENLAEMIVDNLHAEAMVRVRVGYGNRVRNLQDIAKSYQEAKMALEVGRIFYADKEIISYSKLGIGRLIYQLPMSLCEMFIQEVFGGGIPDIFNEETLTTIQKFFENNLNISETARQLYVHRNTLVYRLERLEKIIGLDIRKFDDAMTFKIAMMVLDHMHYQGHTKA, from the coding sequence TTGATTTCAAATCATAAAATTCAAACAACGTTAGATGAAATAAGAGAGATTTCACATATTGAATTAGCTCTTTATACCGAAAAAGGGAAACAGGTAGCGGCAACCTTTGAACCAGAGGGAGATATGGAAACAGCCGTTGCATCATTTGCAGTATCGATGGCAGAGAGCCAGATGCTTGCAGGATGCCATTTTTTTAAGGTTATCGTGGAAGGAGAAGTAGAGTATATCCTTTTGACGAAATCAGGCACAGAAGATGCCTACATGATAGGAAGACTGGCAGTTTGCCAGATTCGGAATATGGTTGCAGCCCACATGGAGCAATTTGACCGAAATAATTTTATGCAGAATATTCTGCTGGGCAATATGCTGGTTGTCGATATGTATAACAAAGCGCAGAAGCTCCATATTGAGCAGTCGGAGCGCGTGGTATTCGTGATTGACGTGGAACGCAAGAAAGATTCCACGATTATGGAGATGGTAAAAAATCTTTTTGTGACCAAAGCAAAAGATTTTGTGACAGAGGTGGACGAACAGAGCATTATTCTGGTCAAGGACACCAGAGACATGAAGGAAGAAGATAATTTGGAGAATCTGGCAGAGATGATTGTGGACAATCTTCACGCAGAGGCGATGGTAAGGGTACGTGTTGGGTACGGAAACCGTGTGCGGAATCTGCAGGACATAGCCAAATCATACCAGGAAGCAAAGATGGCACTGGAAGTTGGCCGGATTTTCTATGCAGATAAAGAAATTATTTCTTATAGTAAATTAGGAATTGGACGTCTGATTTATCAGCTGCCGATGAGTTTATGTGAAATGTTTATCCAGGAAGTGTTTGGAGGAGGAATTCCAGATATCTTTAACGAGGAGACATTAACCACCATTCAGAAGTTTTTTGAAAATAATCTGAATATCTCAGAGACAGCAAGACAATTATATGTACATAGAAACACATTGGTGTATCGATTAGAACGTTTAGAGAAGATAATAGGATTGGATATTCGTAAGTTTGATGATGCGATGACATTCAAGATTGCGATGATGGTATTAGACCATATGCATTATCAGGGACATACGAAAGCATAA